From a region of the Gossypium raimondii isolate GPD5lz chromosome 10, ASM2569854v1, whole genome shotgun sequence genome:
- the LOC105776874 gene encoding protein trichome birefringence-like 38 produces MGFGCKALLCLFLTVVVVLLQEASARQQQYYYNVSGLRNRKQVSGCNLFQGQWVFDPSYPYYDSSGCPFIDAEFDCLKYGRPDKQYLKYSWKPDGCNLPRFDGASFLAKWRGKKIMFVGDSLSLNMWESMACMIHASVPNSKTTFVRKSPLSFVIFEDYGVTLYLYRTPYLVDIVKENVGDVLNLGSIKGGNAWIGMDLLIFNSWHWWTHKGKSQAWDYIRDGSALYKDMNRLEAYNKGLTTWANWVDTNVDPTKTKVFFQGISPTHYEGREWNQPKRSCYGEQEPLSGSTYQAGAPPSAAIVNKVLGSMNKPVYLLDITTLSQLRKDAHPSTYSGDHSGNDCSHWCLPGLPDTWNQLLYAALGM; encoded by the exons ATGGGTTTCGGTTGCAAAGCACTGTTGTGTTTGTTTCTCACAGTTGTGGTTGTGTTATTGCAAGAAGCAAGTGCAAGGCAGCAGCAATATTATTACAATGTGAGTGGGTTAAGAAACCGAAAGCAAGTGAGTGGATGTAATTTATTTCAAGGCCAATGGGTGTTTGATCCTTCTTATCCTTACTATGATTCCTCGGGATGTCCCTTCATAGATGCTGAATTTGATTGCCTTAAATATGGCAGACCAGACAAACAGTACCTTAAGTACTCTTGGAAACCTGACGGCTGTAACTTGCCAAG ATTTGATGGGGCGAGTTTTCTGGCAAAATGGAGgggaaagaaaataatgttTGTAGGTGACTCACTGAGTTTGAACATGTGGGAATCTATGGCTTGTATGATTCATGCTTCTGTGCCCAACTCCAAGACCACATTTGTGAGGAAGTCCCCTTTGTCTTTTGTTATCTTTGAG GATTATGGGGTAACACTCTATTTATATCGAACACCATATTTAGTGGATATAGTTAAAGAAAATGTTGGTGATGTGCTTAATCTAGGCTCCATCAAAGGTGGCAATGCATGGATAGGGATGGACCTCTTGATTTTCAACAGTTGGCATTGGTGGACCCACAAAGGAAAATCCCAAGc ATGGGATTACATTAGAGATGGGTCTGCATTATACAAAGATATGAACCGTTTAGAGGCCTACAACAAAGGGCTTACAACATGGGCTAATTGGGTCGACACCAATGTCGATCCCACCAAGACCAAGGTCTTCTTCCAGGGAATTTCCCCTACCCACTACGA GGGTAGGGAGTGGAACCAACCAAAAAGGAGTTGTTATGGAGAACAAGAGCCACTATCCGGTTCCACATACCAAGCAGGGGCTCCACCATCTGCTGCCATTGTGAACAAAGTATTGGGGTCGATGAACAAACCGGTTTACTTGCTCGACATTACGACGTTGTCACAGTTGAGAAAAGATGCTCATCCTTCGACTTATAGTGGTGACCATTCGGGTAATGATTGTAGCCATTGGTGTCTTCCTGGTTTGCCTGATACATGGAACCAGCTTCTATATGCAGCTCTTGGTATGTGA